The following proteins are co-located in the Patescibacteria group bacterium genome:
- the rplT gene encoding 50S ribosomal protein L20: MPRVKRGVAHVKRRHNLLKRAKGFKWGRKNRIRLAKTAVTRAGVNAYRGRRQKKRLMKANWAVSINAGSRPLGITYSRLRAKLREQKIELDRKSMSELAKRFPAVFEKLVQSL, translated from the coding sequence ATGCCACGCGTAAAAAGAGGTGTTGCTCATGTCAAACGCCGCCACAATCTATTAAAAAGAGCTAAGGGTTTTAAATGGGGTCGAAAAAACCGCATTCGTTTAGCTAAAACCGCTGTTACTCGAGCTGGTGTTAATGCCTATCGTGGACGCCGTCAGAAAAAACGTTTAATGAAAGCCAATTGGGCCGTGAGTATTAATGCCGGTAGTCGTCCACTCGGTATCACCTATAGCCGACTCCGCGCTAAATTACGCGAACAAAAAATTGAGTTAGATCGTAAAAGTATGAGTGAATTAGCCAAGCGCTTCCCGGCCGTATTTGAGAAGTTA